A stretch of the Clavibacter sp. B3I6 genome encodes the following:
- a CDS encoding LuxR C-terminal-related transcriptional regulator yields the protein MKQMTRDHSRASMRSPSTAPGRGSRARDLETLERWLAQGTSAVVTGSVGSGRSHVAGRVADALTRGGLTVIRAHASTPDLADVLRRVIDHAPGMRLPRPLPGSRPVVVIDDAHLMPAELRAALLDARAGERCTLLVTVDDADRDARLVRAREADGGGASRTAQASHEILGLWRNGYAERLDLAPLDPSEVDAMIDSLAGSVALDQATRVHIQRRSAGRPFLVRELAFEALESGGTARTATGYAFPSPHAPRARILDLVSSRVSVLGDDERSTLILLARLDGVPYQRAARLFGETILRVLGARGLARAQAQGDMILRADLLEAEAALARTDPDAVDALTRRVVRALLQEAALGVPLSPKESLLIARTLTDQERREAVERFGAGTLAAVHLVAARLANDVGMTHDALAFAEIAGDGGSAAYAACERARSLTVLGNPTRAMELLDALDPAELTPAESVETLHWRVLSTHAALPGTGRVGRLLEAALGGSDPDVRAQAGVVGASMSLGSMEWEAALASARDAAALATSCVVRLRAQRAVVLALGHLGRGAELGDAVDAGLGMVSGRVDRLGTYDDILLEEARLEMLSASAFSRRLCRLDLPDLERELDAWVESAVAQDAQWFIPVLGAITGGVALDLGRLDRAEAELTLADDRLIGPDIGTWRLWIRMQRARVLALRGRADEAERIAAGIVQRADPRYPYQRMLAEGVRVEILVARGRPDEAATLLLDLGDLSGDAYALRAGALFRAWMLGSTDPRLVDVARLVRERTDVPALHGMAEVVEGSRTDDPCLVEQGARTLEEAGLHQQARTAWEDLVRMRAGDESTGALAHARAALARIQARIDRGTSAAPTPAVIPVAPALDVSSLTRRELEIGVLAAQGLSNREIAGRLFLSVRTVESHLYQARAKLGAPSRRALAGLLDTPGASSLLAGR from the coding sequence ATGAAGCAGATGACGCGCGACCACAGTCGGGCGAGCATGCGCTCCCCGAGCACCGCTCCGGGACGCGGCAGCCGCGCGCGCGACCTGGAGACGCTGGAGCGCTGGCTCGCGCAGGGCACGAGCGCCGTCGTCACGGGCAGCGTCGGATCCGGCCGGAGCCACGTGGCCGGGCGCGTCGCGGACGCGCTGACCCGCGGCGGCCTCACCGTGATCCGGGCGCACGCGTCCACCCCCGACCTCGCGGACGTGCTCCGCCGCGTCATCGACCACGCGCCGGGGATGCGCCTGCCCCGCCCGCTCCCCGGATCGCGGCCCGTCGTGGTCATCGACGACGCCCACCTCATGCCGGCCGAGCTGCGCGCCGCGCTCCTCGACGCGCGCGCGGGCGAGCGCTGCACGCTGCTCGTGACCGTCGACGACGCCGATCGCGACGCCCGCCTCGTCCGGGCCCGGGAGGCCGACGGCGGAGGTGCGTCCCGCACGGCCCAGGCGTCGCACGAGATCCTCGGCCTCTGGCGGAACGGGTACGCGGAGCGGCTCGACCTCGCGCCGCTCGACCCGTCCGAGGTCGACGCCATGATCGACTCCCTCGCCGGATCCGTGGCGCTCGACCAGGCGACGCGCGTGCACATCCAGCGACGCAGCGCCGGTCGGCCGTTCCTCGTCCGCGAGCTCGCCTTCGAGGCGCTCGAGTCGGGCGGGACCGCGCGCACGGCGACCGGGTACGCGTTCCCCAGCCCGCATGCACCGCGCGCCCGGATCCTCGACCTCGTGTCCTCGCGCGTCTCCGTGCTCGGGGACGACGAGCGGAGCACGCTGATCCTCCTGGCGCGCCTCGACGGCGTGCCGTACCAGCGGGCCGCCCGCCTGTTCGGCGAGACGATCCTGCGCGTGCTCGGCGCCCGCGGGCTCGCGCGCGCGCAGGCACAGGGCGACATGATCCTCCGCGCCGACCTCCTCGAGGCCGAGGCGGCGCTCGCGCGCACGGACCCGGACGCCGTGGACGCCCTCACCCGCCGCGTCGTCCGCGCGCTCCTCCAGGAGGCCGCGCTCGGCGTGCCGCTCAGCCCGAAGGAGAGCCTGCTCATCGCGCGCACGCTCACGGACCAGGAGCGCCGCGAGGCCGTGGAGCGCTTCGGCGCGGGCACGCTCGCGGCCGTGCACCTGGTGGCCGCGCGCCTCGCCAACGACGTCGGCATGACGCACGACGCGCTGGCGTTCGCGGAGATCGCGGGCGACGGCGGATCCGCGGCCTACGCGGCCTGCGAACGCGCGCGTTCGCTCACCGTCCTGGGGAACCCGACCCGCGCGATGGAGCTGCTCGACGCGCTGGACCCCGCGGAGCTCACGCCGGCCGAGAGCGTGGAGACGCTGCACTGGCGCGTCCTGTCGACGCACGCCGCCCTGCCCGGGACCGGCCGCGTCGGCCGGCTGCTCGAGGCCGCCCTGGGCGGATCCGACCCCGACGTGCGCGCGCAGGCGGGAGTCGTCGGCGCCAGCATGTCGCTCGGGTCGATGGAGTGGGAGGCCGCACTCGCGTCCGCCCGGGACGCCGCCGCCCTCGCGACGAGCTGCGTGGTGCGCCTGCGGGCCCAGCGCGCGGTCGTCCTCGCGCTCGGCCACCTCGGCCGCGGCGCCGAGCTCGGCGACGCCGTCGACGCGGGCCTCGGCATGGTCAGCGGGCGCGTCGACCGTCTCGGCACCTACGACGACATCCTCCTCGAGGAGGCCCGGCTGGAGATGCTGTCGGCGAGCGCCTTCAGCCGGCGCCTCTGCCGCCTCGACCTGCCCGACCTCGAGCGCGAGCTCGACGCCTGGGTGGAGTCGGCGGTCGCGCAGGACGCGCAGTGGTTCATCCCGGTCCTCGGCGCCATCACCGGCGGCGTCGCCCTCGACCTCGGCCGGCTCGACCGGGCCGAGGCGGAGCTCACCCTCGCCGACGACCGCCTCATCGGCCCGGACATCGGCACCTGGCGGCTCTGGATCCGCATGCAGCGCGCCCGCGTGCTCGCGCTCCGCGGCCGCGCCGACGAGGCCGAGCGCATCGCCGCCGGCATCGTGCAGCGCGCCGACCCCCGCTACCCCTACCAGCGCATGCTCGCCGAGGGCGTGCGGGTCGAGATCCTCGTGGCCCGCGGGCGCCCGGACGAGGCCGCGACCCTCCTCCTCGACCTCGGCGACCTGAGCGGCGACGCCTACGCCCTCCGGGCCGGCGCGCTGTTCCGGGCGTGGATGCTCGGGTCCACGGACCCGCGCCTCGTCGACGTCGCCCGCCTCGTGCGCGAGCGGACGGACGTCCCCGCGCTGCACGGGATGGCCGAGGTCGTGGAGGGGTCCCGCACGGACGATCCCTGCCTCGTGGAGCAGGGCGCGCGCACCCTCGAGGAGGCCGGGCTGCACCAGCAGGCCCGCACCGCATGGGAGGACCTCGTGCGGATGCGGGCCGGCGACGAGTCCACGGGCGCCCTGGCGCACGCGCGGGCGGCCCTCGCCAGGATCCAGGCCCGCATCGACCGGGGCACGTCGGCGGCGCCGACCCCGGCCGTGATCCCGGTGGCGCCCGCGCTCGACGTGAGCTCGCTGACGCGCCGGGAGCTCGAGATCGGCGTGCTGGCGGCCCAGGGGCTGAGCAACCGGGAGATCGCCGGGCGCCTATTCCTGTCCGTCCGCACGGTGGAGTCGCACCTCTACCAGGCGCGCGCGAAGCTCGGCGCACCCTCCCGTCGGGCCCTCGCGGGGCTCCTCGACACCCCGGGTGCATCGAGCCTGCTCGCGGGCAGGTAG
- a CDS encoding aminoglycoside phosphotransferase family protein, with amino-acid sequence MDPAARLAPLLARWDLDPDGPPLATASSVLAPVRRDGARLMLKVPLVEEERRGGRLMAAWAGRGAAPVVASDPDGAILMARADDPGILLREASADGPDADARDDAATRILARTALRLHRVPLDPRAVADAVPLDAWFRGLLEPARPLPRSLARSAAVARELLARPGPRVVLHGDVHHGNVLRFAGAPDDRRADRDDGGWRAIDPKALVGDPGFDTANVLCNPSPGIALRPGRLARRARVVAEETRTDVDAVLAWAEAWCALSAAWDVGDPARRERVAAMGRIGAAARDARSTAGGGSGGGGRT; translated from the coding sequence ATGGATCCCGCCGCCCGGCTCGCTCCGCTCCTCGCGCGGTGGGACCTGGACCCCGACGGGCCGCCGCTCGCGACGGCCAGCAGCGTGCTGGCGCCCGTGCGGCGCGACGGCGCGCGGCTGATGCTCAAGGTCCCGCTCGTGGAGGAGGAGCGGCGCGGGGGCCGGCTGATGGCGGCCTGGGCCGGGCGCGGCGCCGCGCCCGTGGTCGCCTCCGACCCCGACGGCGCGATCCTCATGGCGCGGGCCGACGACCCGGGGATCCTCTTGCGGGAGGCCTCGGCCGACGGCCCGGACGCGGATGCGCGCGACGACGCCGCCACGCGGATCCTGGCCCGCACGGCCCTGCGCCTCCACCGCGTCCCGCTGGATCCGCGGGCGGTCGCCGACGCCGTGCCCCTCGACGCGTGGTTCCGCGGGCTCCTCGAGCCCGCGCGACCGCTCCCCCGCTCCCTCGCGCGCAGCGCGGCCGTGGCCCGCGAGCTGCTCGCCCGCCCGGGCCCCCGCGTGGTGCTGCACGGCGACGTCCACCACGGCAACGTCCTCCGCTTCGCGGGCGCCCCCGACGACCGGCGGGCGGACCGGGACGACGGCGGCTGGCGCGCGATCGACCCGAAGGCGCTCGTGGGCGACCCCGGGTTCGACACCGCGAACGTCCTCTGCAACCCGAGCCCGGGGATCGCGCTCCGGCCCGGGCGCCTGGCCCGCCGCGCCCGCGTGGTCGCCGAGGAGACGAGGACGGACGTCGACGCCGTGCTCGCCTGGGCCGAGGCCTGGTGCGCGCTCTCGGCGGCGTGGGACGTCGGGGATCCTGCGCGGCGTGAGCGGGTCGCGGCGATGGGCCGGATCGGGGCGGCCGCCCGCGACGCCCGGAGCACGGCCGGCGGCGGCAGCGGCGGCGGCGGTCGGACCTAG
- a CDS encoding heparan-alpha-glucosaminide N-acetyltransferase domain-containing protein, whose product MRPAPAPSRLRGIDAARGLAVLGMMAAHVAVPRTLELEDPASWLAITDGRSSILFATLAGVSIALMSGRERPVDGSDLVRVRLRILVRASCLFLLGGLLAALQTYVAVILEVYAVLFVAVLPLLRWRASRLLALAAVAAVGLPVATTALAIHFDGAAMRPDPFVVLVVTGHYPALTWVAFAIAGLGIGRLALGSARVQLLLVTVGAGLAVLAYGGSALLEGAVAAPPPGWEFILSTTPHEGSPFEVVGSGGFAIAVIGLCLRLAALLPSVLVPLEAVGTLALTVYATHIVLIDLIAPEGDLIADDGAYLAFAVVTVVLCLLWTRILGRGPLERALGAVAGRAADLAPRGSGSGSRDPERAIAG is encoded by the coding sequence ATGCGCCCCGCCCCCGCCCCGAGCCGCCTCCGGGGGATCGACGCGGCGCGCGGTCTCGCGGTCCTCGGGATGATGGCCGCGCACGTCGCCGTCCCGCGGACCCTCGAGCTCGAGGACCCGGCGTCGTGGCTCGCGATCACGGACGGCCGCTCCTCCATCCTCTTCGCGACGCTCGCGGGGGTGTCCATCGCCCTGATGTCCGGGCGCGAGCGGCCGGTCGACGGGAGCGACCTCGTGCGCGTGCGGCTCAGGATCCTCGTGCGCGCCTCCTGCCTCTTCCTCCTCGGCGGGCTGCTGGCGGCCCTGCAGACGTACGTCGCGGTGATCCTCGAGGTCTACGCGGTGCTGTTCGTCGCCGTGCTGCCGCTGCTGCGCTGGCGGGCGTCCCGGCTGCTCGCGCTCGCCGCGGTCGCCGCCGTCGGGCTGCCCGTCGCGACGACCGCCCTCGCGATCCACTTCGACGGCGCGGCCATGCGCCCGGACCCGTTCGTCGTGCTCGTGGTCACGGGCCACTACCCGGCGCTCACCTGGGTGGCCTTCGCGATCGCCGGGCTCGGGATCGGCCGCCTCGCACTGGGGTCGGCGCGCGTCCAGCTGCTCCTCGTGACCGTCGGCGCGGGCCTCGCCGTGCTCGCGTACGGCGGCTCGGCCCTCCTCGAGGGCGCGGTCGCCGCGCCGCCGCCCGGGTGGGAGTTCATCCTCTCGACGACGCCGCACGAGGGGTCGCCGTTCGAGGTCGTCGGATCCGGCGGGTTCGCGATCGCCGTGATCGGCCTGTGCCTCCGGCTCGCGGCGCTCCTGCCCTCGGTCCTCGTGCCCCTCGAGGCGGTGGGGACGCTCGCGCTCACCGTGTACGCGACGCACATCGTGCTCATCGACCTGATCGCGCCGGAGGGCGACCTCATCGCGGACGACGGGGCGTACCTGGCGTTCGCGGTCGTGACGGTCGTGCTCTGCCTGCTCTGGACGCGGATCCTCGGGCGCGGTCCGCTCGAGCGCGCACTCGGCGCCGTCGCGGGACGCGCGGCCGACCTCGCGCCTCGCGGCTCGGGGAGCGGCTCCCGGGATCCCGAGCGCGCGATCGCGGGCTAG
- a CDS encoding multidrug effflux MFS transporter, producing MSSAVVHPGDALSRRERIVYIIVLGALVGLGPFTIDLYLPAFPVLKDEFGVSDAAIQLTLTGTTIGFALGQLVVGPWSDRVGRRLPLIVASVGHILASLGAALSTDVTMLLVFRVLQGAGAAAGAVVAMAMVRDLFGGRPLVRMLSRLALVTGLAPILAPVIGSQLLRIVDWRGVFYALAAYGIAVVVAVVFLIVETLPREDLVVEEKGALLRRYRNVLRDRVFVGVAIIGGMQFAGLFSYLSSSSFLFQDVYGFDAQQFGILFGVNSLGIVIGNQVAARMTRLVGPQWILAGVVVVQFVSSALIVLLGTFTDAGLLGTLIPLFFFILACGFGFPCVQVLGLVNHGHEAGTAASLLGAVNFGLAGAISPIVGVLGITSGVPMASVMGACAVVSILSMWLIVQPRTVPALTN from the coding sequence GTGTCGTCTGCCGTCGTCCATCCCGGAGACGCCCTCTCCCGCCGTGAGCGCATCGTCTACATCATCGTGCTGGGCGCCCTCGTCGGCCTCGGGCCCTTCACGATCGACCTCTACCTGCCGGCCTTCCCGGTCCTCAAGGACGAGTTCGGCGTCTCGGACGCGGCGATCCAGCTCACGCTCACGGGCACGACCATCGGCTTCGCGCTCGGCCAGCTCGTGGTCGGCCCGTGGAGCGACCGCGTCGGCCGCCGCCTGCCGCTCATCGTCGCGTCCGTCGGCCACATCCTCGCGTCGCTCGGCGCCGCGCTCTCCACCGACGTCACGATGCTGCTCGTCTTCCGCGTGCTCCAGGGCGCGGGCGCCGCGGCCGGCGCGGTCGTCGCGATGGCGATGGTGCGCGACCTCTTCGGCGGCCGCCCCCTCGTGCGGATGCTGTCGCGGCTCGCGCTCGTCACGGGGCTCGCGCCGATCCTCGCGCCGGTCATCGGCTCGCAGCTGCTGCGCATCGTCGACTGGCGCGGCGTCTTCTACGCGCTCGCCGCCTACGGCATCGCCGTCGTCGTCGCCGTCGTGTTCCTCATCGTGGAGACGCTGCCCCGCGAGGACCTCGTGGTCGAGGAGAAGGGCGCGCTGCTCCGGCGCTACCGCAACGTGCTCCGGGACCGCGTGTTCGTGGGCGTCGCCATCATCGGCGGCATGCAGTTTGCGGGCCTCTTCTCCTACCTCTCGAGCTCGTCGTTCCTGTTCCAGGACGTGTACGGGTTCGACGCGCAGCAGTTCGGCATCCTCTTCGGCGTGAACTCGCTCGGCATCGTGATCGGCAACCAGGTCGCGGCGCGCATGACCCGGCTCGTGGGGCCGCAGTGGATCCTCGCCGGCGTCGTGGTGGTGCAGTTCGTCTCCTCCGCCCTGATCGTGCTGCTCGGCACGTTCACGGACGCGGGGCTCCTCGGCACGCTCATCCCGCTGTTCTTCTTCATCCTCGCCTGCGGCTTCGGCTTCCCCTGCGTGCAGGTGCTCGGGCTCGTGAACCACGGCCACGAGGCGGGCACGGCGGCCTCGCTGCTGGGCGCCGTGAACTTCGGCCTGGCCGGGGCGATCTCGCCCATCGTGGGCGTCCTCGGCATCACGTCGGGCGTGCCGATGGCCTCCGTCATGGGCGCCTGCGCCGTCGTCTCCATCCTCTCCATGTGGCTCATCGTGCAGCCGCGGACGGTGCCGGCGCTCACCAACTGA
- a CDS encoding aminotransferase class V-fold PLP-dependent enzyme has product MTATPDLAPLPADLRDLFEAGPGYLSACTMGLPTRETVERLRADLTTWSAGGSTAHGYGGVVEGVRASYASLVGVPVGSVAVGSQTASFVSVLAAAVPAGAEVLCVTGDFSSLTYPFVVAEARGVVVRHVPLEELAAEIGPRTHLVAFSLVQSASGRVADVAAIREAARIHDAFTLCDTTQAAGAMPIDAGLFDATACHAYKWLCAPRGAAFLTLSDRYRATLVPVQANWYAGADVWASCYGPAMVLAEDARAFDVSPAFGAWVGAAPAIALFARLDLEAVHRRNAGLGDLVSAGLGIEQRGQAIVTWPDADGTDLARLGAAGIVASGRAGRARIAFHVWNDEDDVERVVTALRG; this is encoded by the coding sequence ATGACCGCGACACCCGACCTCGCCCCGCTCCCCGCGGACCTCCGCGACCTCTTCGAGGCCGGGCCCGGGTACCTCTCGGCCTGCACGATGGGGCTGCCCACGCGCGAGACGGTGGAGCGCCTGCGCGCCGACCTCACGACCTGGTCGGCCGGCGGATCCACCGCGCACGGCTACGGCGGCGTCGTCGAGGGGGTGCGGGCGTCGTACGCGTCGCTCGTGGGCGTCCCCGTCGGATCCGTCGCCGTCGGCTCGCAGACCGCCTCCTTCGTGAGCGTGCTCGCCGCCGCCGTCCCCGCGGGCGCGGAGGTGCTGTGCGTGACCGGCGACTTCAGCTCGCTCACCTACCCGTTCGTCGTCGCGGAGGCGCGCGGGGTCGTCGTGCGCCACGTTCCCCTCGAGGAGCTGGCGGCCGAGATCGGCCCGCGCACGCACCTCGTGGCCTTCTCCCTCGTGCAGTCGGCCTCCGGCCGGGTCGCGGACGTGGCCGCCATCCGCGAGGCCGCCCGGATCCACGACGCCTTCACCCTGTGCGACACCACCCAGGCGGCCGGGGCGATGCCGATCGACGCGGGCCTCTTCGACGCCACCGCCTGCCACGCCTACAAGTGGCTCTGCGCGCCCCGGGGCGCGGCGTTCCTCACGCTGTCGGACCGCTACCGCGCGACGCTCGTGCCCGTGCAGGCCAACTGGTACGCGGGCGCCGACGTGTGGGCGTCCTGCTACGGACCCGCGATGGTGCTCGCCGAGGACGCGCGCGCGTTCGACGTGTCGCCCGCCTTCGGCGCCTGGGTGGGCGCCGCCCCGGCGATCGCCCTCTTCGCGCGGCTCGACCTCGAGGCCGTGCACCGCCGGAACGCCGGGCTCGGCGACCTCGTGAGCGCCGGCCTCGGGATCGAGCAGCGCGGCCAGGCGATCGTGACGTGGCCGGACGCGGACGGGACGGACCTGGCGCGCCTGGGAGCCGCCGGGATCGTCGCGTCCGGACGGGCGGGTCGCGCGCGGATCGCGTTCCACGTGTGGAACGACGAGGACGACGTGGAGCGCGTGGTGACGGCCCTCCGCGGCTGA
- a CDS encoding LysR substrate-binding domain-containing protein — protein sequence MTDAPGTARDLDSASLAAVHALSVRGSITAAAASLGVSQPALSQTLRRLEARIGVPVTARAGRGVVLTEAGRVLARHAETVVHAIDAAADELDDLRGLRAGTVRLAAFPSASSTVVPRLLGGLAASHPGLAFGYLEAEPPEAVAAVRAREADVSVTFAYPDDPDDPAARALDGLDVRPLWRETLWAVLPEARALRHRGPLALRDLADDRWIAGCVRCRRHLVSACARSGFAPATSFETDNAAAAVGMVQAGLGVALLPSLALATAPLPRGVVRRRIAGVGERVVHVVTAPGGSASAAVHAAVTALGRLRVGDWELRRA from the coding sequence ATGACGGATGCACCGGGCACGGCCCGCGACCTCGACTCGGCGTCGCTCGCGGCGGTGCACGCGCTGTCCGTGCGCGGCTCGATCACCGCGGCCGCGGCGTCCCTCGGCGTCAGCCAGCCCGCGCTGTCGCAGACGCTGCGGCGGCTCGAGGCCCGGATCGGGGTGCCCGTGACGGCGCGCGCGGGTCGCGGCGTCGTGCTCACGGAGGCCGGCCGGGTGCTCGCGCGGCATGCGGAGACCGTGGTCCACGCCATCGACGCCGCCGCCGACGAGCTCGACGACCTGCGCGGCCTCCGCGCGGGGACCGTGCGGCTCGCCGCCTTCCCGTCCGCGTCGTCCACCGTCGTGCCGCGGCTGCTCGGCGGGCTCGCGGCCTCGCATCCGGGCCTCGCGTTCGGGTACCTCGAGGCCGAGCCGCCCGAGGCCGTCGCCGCGGTGCGCGCGCGCGAGGCCGACGTGTCCGTCACCTTCGCCTACCCGGACGACCCCGACGATCCCGCCGCCCGCGCCCTCGACGGGCTCGACGTGCGGCCCCTGTGGCGGGAGACGCTCTGGGCGGTCCTCCCCGAGGCCCGGGCGCTCCGGCACCGCGGCCCGCTCGCGCTCCGCGACCTCGCGGACGACCGCTGGATCGCGGGCTGCGTCCGGTGCCGCCGCCACCTCGTCAGCGCGTGCGCGCGCAGCGGCTTCGCGCCGGCGACGTCGTTCGAGACGGACAACGCGGCGGCGGCCGTCGGCATGGTGCAGGCGGGCCTCGGGGTGGCGCTGCTCCCGTCGCTCGCGCTCGCGACCGCGCCCCTCCCCCGCGGCGTCGTCCGGCGTCGGATCGCCGGGGTCGGCGAGCGCGTCGTCCACGTGGTGACCGCGCCCGGCGGGTCCGCATCGGCCGCCGTGCACGCCGCGGTCACGGCGCTCGGACGGCTGCGGGTGGGCGACTGGGAGCTCCGCCGGGCCTGA
- a CDS encoding MarR family winged helix-turn-helix transcriptional regulator → MTDHDGALLDRDMGLLLAAASRAVISLYRPLLKPYHLTHPQYLVMLALHEQDPRRAGDLSDAVQLTPGTLSPLFKRLELLGYVTRQRDQADERRLLIALTDRGRDILPDLLRVAEQVRDDVVTRSGTDSSAQARLRSMTDLLLDV, encoded by the coding sequence ATGACGGACCACGACGGAGCGCTGCTCGACCGCGACATGGGACTGCTGCTGGCAGCGGCGTCCCGAGCGGTGATCTCGCTCTACCGGCCGTTGCTGAAGCCCTACCACCTGACCCACCCGCAGTACCTCGTGATGCTCGCCCTGCACGAGCAGGACCCGCGTCGCGCCGGCGACCTGAGCGACGCCGTGCAGCTCACCCCCGGCACGCTGTCCCCGCTCTTCAAGCGCCTCGAGCTCCTCGGCTACGTCACGCGCCAGCGCGACCAGGCCGACGAGCGTCGCCTGCTCATCGCGCTGACCGACCGCGGGCGGGACATCCTGCCCGACCTCCTGCGCGTCGCCGAGCAGGTGCGCGACGACGTCGTCACCCGCAGCGGCACGGACTCGAGCGCGCAGGCGCGCCTGCGCAGCATGACGGACCTGCTGCTCGACGTCTGA
- a CDS encoding GNAT family N-acetyltransferase → MAERAAGSGLPYLVVEGDRIIGRCDLFAVKRGAAQSASLGYWIDRERQGAGLATAAAQQAVRIARAAGLHRLEASTLVGNGGSEAVLTRAGFTAIGVAPAYLRIDGAWSDHTLWQRVVDGAP, encoded by the coding sequence GTGGCCGAGCGCGCGGCCGGATCCGGACTGCCGTACCTCGTCGTGGAGGGGGACCGGATCATCGGCCGCTGCGACCTCTTCGCGGTGAAGCGGGGCGCGGCACAGAGCGCGAGCCTCGGCTACTGGATCGACCGGGAGCGGCAGGGCGCGGGGCTCGCGACGGCGGCGGCGCAGCAGGCGGTCCGCATCGCCCGCGCCGCCGGGCTGCACCGGCTGGAGGCGTCGACGCTCGTGGGCAACGGCGGATCCGAGGCGGTGCTGACGCGGGCCGGGTTCACCGCGATCGGCGTCGCGCCCGCGTACCTCCGGATCGACGGCGCGTGGAGCGACCACACGCTGTGGCAGCGGGTCGTCGACGGCGCGCCCTGA
- a CDS encoding GH1 family beta-glucosidase, with product MSDARPAPAADDRGTGLAFPPGFLFGSATASYQIEGAVDEGGRGASIWDTFSRTPGKVLGGDTGDVADDHYHRLESDLDLMQELGLEAYRFSIAWPRIQPTGRGPANAEGLAFYGRLVDGLVARGITPIATLYHWDLPQALEDEGGWTNRETAYAFADYARIMGEALGDRIGTWTTLNEPWCSAYLGHAAGVHAPGRTDAEESFRAVHHLNLAHGLAVAALKEVVPADARFSITLNLHVIRGEGETGPEAVRRVDGVGNRVFLDPLLHGTYPADVLEDTAAITDWSFVLPGDTELIHQPLDLLGVNYYNTSRVRMRDGSSAGGGTSIHGDVAATPFPGTDDVDFLEQPGPYTAMGWNIEPQGLEDLLVSLHEEFPGLPLMVTENGAAFDDEVTVGEDGARAVHDPERIDYLTRHFAAAHRAIERGVDLRGYQVWSLLDNFEWSFGYSKRFGIVHVDYETQERTPKDSALWYARLIADRVIPAPDARPERDVRPGA from the coding sequence ATGTCTGACGCACGCCCCGCACCCGCCGCCGACGACCGGGGCACGGGGCTCGCCTTCCCGCCCGGCTTCCTGTTCGGCTCCGCCACCGCCTCGTACCAGATCGAGGGCGCGGTCGACGAGGGCGGGCGCGGCGCCTCCATCTGGGACACCTTCAGCCGCACGCCCGGCAAGGTGCTCGGCGGCGACACCGGCGACGTCGCCGACGACCACTACCACCGGCTCGAGTCCGACCTCGACCTGATGCAGGAGCTCGGCCTCGAGGCGTACCGCTTCTCGATCGCGTGGCCGCGCATCCAGCCGACCGGTCGCGGACCCGCGAACGCCGAGGGGCTCGCCTTCTACGGGCGGCTCGTCGACGGCCTGGTGGCCCGGGGGATCACGCCGATCGCGACGCTGTACCACTGGGACCTGCCGCAGGCGCTCGAGGACGAGGGCGGCTGGACGAACCGCGAGACGGCGTACGCGTTCGCCGACTACGCCCGGATCATGGGCGAGGCGCTCGGCGACCGCATCGGCACCTGGACCACCCTCAACGAGCCGTGGTGCTCGGCCTACCTCGGCCACGCCGCCGGCGTGCACGCGCCTGGCCGCACCGACGCGGAGGAGTCCTTCCGGGCGGTGCACCACCTGAACCTCGCGCACGGCCTGGCGGTCGCCGCGCTCAAGGAGGTCGTCCCCGCGGACGCGCGCTTCTCCATCACGCTCAACCTGCACGTGATCCGCGGCGAGGGCGAGACGGGCCCCGAGGCCGTGCGCCGCGTCGACGGGGTGGGCAACCGCGTGTTCCTCGACCCGCTGCTGCACGGCACGTACCCGGCGGACGTCCTCGAGGACACCGCGGCGATCACCGACTGGTCGTTCGTGCTGCCCGGCGACACGGAGCTCATCCACCAGCCGCTCGACCTGCTCGGGGTCAACTACTACAACACCAGCCGCGTGCGGATGCGCGACGGCTCCTCCGCGGGCGGCGGCACCTCCATCCACGGCGACGTGGCCGCGACGCCCTTCCCGGGCACGGACGACGTCGACTTCCTGGAGCAGCCCGGCCCGTACACGGCGATGGGCTGGAACATCGAGCCCCAGGGCCTCGAGGACCTGCTCGTGTCGTTGCACGAGGAGTTCCCCGGCCTGCCGCTCATGGTGACCGAGAACGGCGCCGCCTTCGACGACGAGGTGACGGTCGGCGAGGACGGCGCGCGCGCCGTGCACGACCCCGAGCGGATCGACTACCTCACGCGGCACTTCGCGGCCGCGCACCGGGCGATCGAGCGCGGCGTCGACCTCCGCGGGTACCAGGTGTGGTCCCTGCTCGACAACTTCGAGTGGTCGTTCGGCTACTCGAAGCGGTTCGGGATCGTCCACGTCGACTACGAGACCCAGGAGCGCACGCCGAAGGACAGCGCGCTCTGGTACGCGCGGCTCATCGCCGACCGCGTCATCCCGGCTCCCGACGCCCGCCCCGAGCGCGACGTGCGCCCCGGGGCGTGA